A genomic window from Bacteroidota bacterium includes:
- the tadA gene encoding tRNA adenosine(34) deaminase TadA, whose product MTVHERWMELALKEARTAFSKNEVPVGAVVVHGNTVIGKGYNQIEAMNDPTAHAEMIALTAAAANLNSKWLKGCTLYVTLEPCPMCAGAVVLSRIPTVVFGSYDPKMGACGTLFAITDDIRLNHRVHTIGGVLDAQCGEMLKEFFRKKRGSCRS is encoded by the coding sequence ATGACCGTTCATGAACGTTGGATGGAGCTTGCGTTGAAAGAAGCGCGGACCGCGTTTTCGAAGAACGAAGTTCCGGTGGGGGCTGTCGTTGTCCACGGGAACACGGTGATCGGCAAAGGCTACAATCAGATCGAAGCGATGAACGACCCGACCGCCCATGCGGAGATGATCGCGCTCACCGCGGCGGCGGCTAACCTGAATTCAAAATGGCTGAAAGGCTGCACGCTGTATGTGACGCTCGAGCCCTGTCCGATGTGCGCCGGGGCAGTCGTTCTTTCGAGGATTCCGACGGTGGTCTTCGGAAGTTACGACCCTAAAATGGGGGCATGCGGGACGCTGTTCGCCATCACCGACGACATACGGCTGAATCACCGGGTTCATACCATCGGAGGAGTGCTCGACGCGCAATGCGGGGAAATGCTGAAGGAGTTTTTCAGGAAGAAAAGAGGGAGCTGCAGGTCATGA
- a CDS encoding NHL repeat-containing protein — MALSFIIVLHLFGAVPVNASASTIGGEHLPSFSDSTASGSFVVDYTFGSFVNASSFSVGSDGSLFVLDEGNNALIQFASDGSTVKTVGGKGWGNFEFDQPTGVCSSFPLNIYVADYNNRRVQQFDRKLNYVQSFTDQNLPSSYSGEFYPNACGISSQGELLILEAQGKRVLKFDQNQNFQAEFGSYSAGAGALSDPRDITVAPSDRVFVLDAHQVIGYDIFGNYLNSFSLVSAENPRGISSTKDEVVVTYPSSVKVFSWDGRPRFQISLQMVIGLPSGSEFRDAVLAPADKNSVPRKMIILTNHEVLVVRQASQ, encoded by the coding sequence ATGGCACTCTCCTTCATCATTGTCTTGCATCTCTTTGGAGCGGTTCCGGTCAATGCCTCGGCATCGACCATCGGGGGAGAACACCTTCCGTCTTTTTCCGACTCGACGGCGTCCGGGAGCTTCGTTGTCGATTATACCTTCGGCTCCTTTGTGAATGCATCGTCGTTTTCCGTCGGCTCCGATGGGAGCCTCTTTGTCCTTGATGAAGGGAACAATGCGCTCATCCAATTCGCTTCCGACGGCTCGACGGTGAAAACGGTCGGAGGAAAAGGATGGGGAAATTTTGAGTTCGACCAGCCCACCGGCGTCTGTTCGTCGTTCCCCCTCAATATTTATGTCGCGGACTACAACAACCGGCGCGTCCAGCAATTCGACCGGAAGCTCAACTATGTGCAGTCGTTCACGGACCAGAACCTCCCTTCATCCTACAGCGGAGAGTTCTATCCGAACGCCTGCGGGATCTCCTCCCAGGGGGAATTGCTCATCCTCGAAGCCCAGGGGAAACGGGTCCTGAAGTTCGACCAGAATCAGAATTTCCAGGCGGAATTCGGCTCGTACTCAGCCGGGGCCGGCGCATTGTCCGACCCCCGCGATATTACGGTTGCTCCGTCAGACCGCGTCTTTGTGCTCGATGCTCATCAGGTCATCGGCTACGATATTTTCGGCAACTATCTCAATTCGTTCTCGCTGGTCTCTGCCGAGAATCCGAGGGGGATCAGCAGCACGAAGGATGAGGTGGTCGTCACCTATCCGTCGTCGGTCAAAGTATTTTCGTGGGACGGGAGGCCGCGATTCCAGATCTCTTTGCAGATGGTGATCGGTCTTCCGTCGGGGAGCGAGTTCCGCGACGCGGTCCTTGCGCCGGCAGACAAGAACTCCGTTCCCAGAAAAATGATCATATTGACGAACCACGAGGTGTTGGTCGTCCGGCAAGCCTCGCAGTAA
- a CDS encoding DUF1385 domain-containing protein, with product MKDRENIDAWTPTNPAFDPNEPMQVGGQAVIEGVMMRAKGMIATAVRRSDGKIIVKKEEFHSWNERYPLLKLPIVRGAVGLVEMMYIGIKTLNYSAEVALSDPSESETAVKNQSALSLVAALVAALALGVGVFFFIPLYAATLMFNVEQQPLLFNLIAGALRIIILVGYMYSISLMKDVYRLFQYHGAEHKAVFTFEQNAPLEIPFAMKFTRFHPRCGTSFVLLVMLVSILLFSVLDSVVLMTTGALSLTVRLATHIPFIPVVGGISYEILKFSAKHAATPLGRIMVAPGLWLQKITTKEPDETQMEVSLCAIKAALRLDNAPAGVSSPSVVIG from the coding sequence GTGAAAGATAGAGAGAACATCGACGCCTGGACACCAACCAACCCGGCATTCGATCCGAATGAGCCGATGCAGGTCGGAGGGCAGGCGGTTATCGAGGGGGTGATGATGCGTGCAAAGGGGATGATCGCCACCGCCGTCCGCCGTTCGGACGGAAAGATCATCGTGAAAAAAGAAGAGTTCCACTCCTGGAACGAACGGTACCCGCTCCTAAAACTTCCCATCGTCCGCGGCGCGGTCGGATTGGTCGAAATGATGTATATCGGCATCAAAACGCTCAATTACTCCGCCGAAGTAGCCCTATCGGATCCGTCGGAAAGTGAAACCGCGGTAAAAAATCAGTCGGCGCTTTCTCTCGTTGCCGCGCTGGTTGCAGCCCTTGCGCTCGGCGTCGGAGTTTTCTTTTTCATCCCCCTCTACGCCGCGACGCTCATGTTCAACGTCGAGCAGCAGCCCCTCCTCTTCAACCTGATCGCCGGGGCGCTCCGCATCATCATACTTGTCGGGTACATGTATTCTATCTCATTGATGAAGGACGTCTACCGGCTTTTCCAGTATCACGGCGCCGAGCATAAGGCGGTGTTTACGTTCGAGCAGAATGCGCCGCTGGAAATTCCCTTCGCGATGAAATTCACCCGCTTCCATCCGCGGTGCGGTACAAGTTTTGTCCTTCTCGTCATGCTTGTTTCGATTCTCCTGTTCAGCGTTCTCGATTCCGTCGTCCTGATGACGACGGGCGCGCTCTCGCTCACGGTGCGGCTTGCGACCCATATTCCGTTCATCCCGGTCGTCGGCGGCATATCGTACGAAATCCTGAAATTCTCCGCGAAACATGCGGCAACACCCCTCGGCAGGATCATGGTCGCCCCCGGATTGTGGCTGCAAAAAATTACGACAAAGGAACCGGACGAAACTCAAATGGAGGTCTCCCTCTGCGCGATCAAAGCGGCTCTTCGGCTGGACAATGCTCCTGCCGGAGTTTCTTCCCCTTCAGTTGTCATCGGTTAA
- a CDS encoding PIG-L family deacetylase: MAKRSIAFLFLIASVAAAQHSPYFPRNGAGALAQTIRGIQHPAAYLVVALAPGFEDRAAIAKISVGNGSHVAVAFLSNGEDIPSDHNGEMFYQLASRRKEEAYQSLSILGAEAYFLNIPVSDISSAPSCFRPSPSLSQKVSDRLDSVIAQVRPDVIILEGDPVAAGSASSRLAFVQQRILGEIRNKKKNSAGSVKSFYLQTMDAADAVDIPVDQKDPVWNESYAAMADKAEIPYASLRFHLPLWRNYSPHRYAEIFPGHSKASLPLEHGLPPVSGELKALFPVIQSIGSIARMSNRDQLSALRAAIARTDAVIQRSSKSMDPVDSRVLTTWKLGLEALRCQVLGVKITYTVSDTVLTPVQVFFLTFGKLPLPATSGETQILFPGTLEKQWIVNESQKTFYDLKDSAQFRVVTPRSIGLNSTETPAGFGAFQVRAPFKFIVTHHDPDTARNFMYREEVPLVIAPYRSAEVLTPKIVFGRDTSICIRLRSNVRDKMNGSLFTNDPVVSVQKRKIEFPGKNYTETDTLLLSWNDTALTAPHEVAILAGPRNPAGTFVVEPLSVKTKNAATVAVCSVIDHSPLESAFRRLGIAAVSVDAGNLSLKWLSGVSAVVVDQFSMDKFFADGTVVDSLDQWVKRGGRLIVLPQFQGTPAGLLLAGDISFTRLSAEDCAEKLFVDTTAGVMRWPNKIESKELAQGPFPLFYNDVTGGKDGSLPLMRSGNHVLLLEQPDGRGKIFYCSLNLYPRLLTIDKASYELLANLVSTESE, encoded by the coding sequence ATGGCGAAACGCAGCATAGCGTTTCTTTTCCTCATCGCCTCCGTCGCGGCCGCCCAGCATTCTCCGTATTTTCCGCGAAACGGCGCCGGTGCGCTCGCCCAAACGATCCGGGGAATCCAGCACCCGGCTGCTTACCTGGTTGTCGCACTTGCCCCCGGTTTTGAAGATCGGGCAGCCATAGCCAAGATCAGCGTCGGAAACGGTTCGCACGTCGCCGTCGCCTTTCTCTCCAACGGCGAAGACATCCCGAGCGATCACAATGGGGAGATGTTCTACCAGCTTGCCTCGCGAAGAAAAGAGGAAGCGTACCAATCTCTCTCAATTCTCGGCGCCGAAGCATATTTCCTGAATATCCCTGTAAGCGACATTTCATCCGCCCCATCGTGTTTCCGGCCGTCGCCGTCGCTTTCGCAAAAGGTCTCCGACCGGCTCGATAGCGTCATCGCGCAAGTCCGCCCGGACGTGATCATTTTGGAAGGCGACCCTGTTGCGGCAGGGAGCGCTTCTTCCCGGCTTGCCTTCGTTCAACAGCGTATTCTCGGAGAGATTCGAAATAAGAAAAAGAATTCTGCCGGGAGCGTGAAGAGCTTTTATCTCCAAACCATGGATGCGGCCGACGCTGTCGATATTCCGGTCGATCAGAAGGATCCGGTATGGAATGAGAGTTATGCGGCCATGGCGGACAAGGCCGAGATTCCGTATGCGAGCCTGCGGTTTCATCTTCCGTTGTGGAGAAATTACAGTCCCCACCGTTATGCGGAGATCTTCCCCGGGCATTCAAAGGCTTCGCTGCCGCTTGAACACGGTCTTCCCCCGGTAAGCGGGGAATTGAAGGCGCTCTTCCCGGTAATTCAATCGATCGGATCGATCGCGCGCATGTCGAACCGGGATCAGCTCTCGGCTCTGCGCGCGGCGATTGCCAGAACCGACGCGGTCATTCAAAGATCGTCGAAGTCGATGGATCCCGTCGACTCCAGAGTACTCACGACGTGGAAGCTCGGACTGGAAGCCCTCCGATGCCAGGTGCTGGGAGTCAAAATCACGTATACGGTCAGCGATACGGTGCTCACCCCGGTACAGGTATTTTTCCTCACATTTGGAAAGCTGCCCCTTCCGGCGACAAGCGGTGAGACGCAGATCCTTTTTCCGGGAACTCTCGAGAAGCAGTGGATCGTCAATGAATCTCAAAAAACGTTTTATGACCTGAAGGACAGCGCGCAGTTCAGGGTCGTCACTCCGCGGTCGATCGGCTTGAACTCGACCGAGACCCCGGCCGGGTTCGGCGCGTTCCAAGTTCGGGCACCTTTTAAATTTATCGTCACTCATCATGATCCGGACACGGCCCGGAACTTCATGTACAGAGAAGAGGTGCCGCTGGTTATTGCACCGTACCGGTCCGCGGAAGTTTTGACTCCTAAAATAGTTTTCGGCCGCGACACGAGTATTTGTATCCGGCTGAGAAGCAACGTGCGTGATAAGATGAACGGGTCTCTCTTTACTAACGACCCCGTCGTCTCGGTACAGAAAAGAAAAATAGAATTTCCGGGAAAGAATTACACCGAGACCGACACGCTGCTCCTTTCATGGAACGATACGGCTCTCACGGCTCCCCATGAAGTGGCGATACTGGCCGGGCCGAGAAATCCCGCGGGAACATTCGTCGTCGAGCCCCTTTCCGTAAAAACGAAGAATGCTGCAACGGTCGCGGTATGCTCGGTGATCGATCACAGTCCGCTGGAAAGCGCTTTCCGCCGGCTTGGCATTGCAGCTGTTTCTGTCGATGCCGGAAATCTTTCCCTGAAGTGGCTGTCCGGCGTATCTGCTGTCGTCGTTGACCAGTTTTCGATGGATAAATTTTTTGCTGACGGCACTGTTGTTGACTCGCTGGATCAATGGGTCAAGCGGGGGGGAAGGCTGATCGTTCTTCCTCAATTTCAAGGTACACCGGCGGGTTTGCTTCTTGCCGGAGATATTTCGTTCACACGGTTGTCGGCGGAGGATTGCGCCGAAAAGCTTTTTGTCGATACGACCGCCGGCGTGATGCGATGGCCGAATAAAATTGAAAGCAAAGAACTTGCCCAGGGCCCCTTCCCGCTTTTTTACAATGACGTGACGGGGGGAAAGGACGGCTCGCTGCCCCTGATGAGATCCGGGAACCATGTTCTCCTTCTCGAGCAGCCGGACGGCCGGGGAAAAATTTTCTACTGCTCATTGAACCTTTACCCAAGACTTCTTACTATTGACAAGGCGTCGTACGAACTGCTGGCAAACCTTGTCAGCACGGAATCGGAATAG
- the ggt gene encoding gamma-glutamyltransferase, with protein sequence MKRLRTFALLVLISFVVVLRSPAASREPVRAKKGMVVAADPIAANVGLKILRQGGNAVDAAVAVGFALAVTYPGAGNIGGGGFMVMRFADGTVKSLDYRETAPAAAKRDMFLDKNGNFLEQKSTHGHLACGVPGSVAGLMYAQRRYGRLTRAQVMKPAIDLAEKGFHLHYRLAEDLERMIPEFSAYKSSKRTFTKNGRPYGEGDLFKQRDLAATLKRIRDKGRDGFYTGQTAKLIVAEMKRGGGLITLKDLEDYASVIRDPVRGTYRGYEVISAGPPSSGGVVLIQMLNMLEGYNLEQYGWNSSKAVHRMAEVMRRAYADRAEFLGDPDFVKMPLAWLTSKKYAAQRRATIDTVKATPSDQISHGIQVSEKDHTTHYSVVDRFGNCVSVTTTLNDAFGSKVVVTGAGFLLNDEMDDFSAKEGVPNEYGLVGSSANAIEPNKRMLSSMTPTIILKDGKPFMVIGSPGGSTIMTTVLQAIVNVIDFKMTIQEAIDAPRIHHQWLPDHISYEERALSQDAVENLRAMGHSLHLRENTTGLAEGILFDRKRGLIFGATDPRGYGEAVGY encoded by the coding sequence ATGAAGCGGCTGCGGACCTTCGCGCTCCTTGTTCTTATCAGCTTTGTCGTCGTTCTTCGATCGCCGGCAGCGTCGCGCGAGCCTGTCCGCGCCAAAAAGGGGATGGTTGTCGCGGCGGACCCGATCGCGGCCAACGTCGGTTTGAAAATTCTCCGCCAAGGAGGGAACGCCGTCGATGCGGCGGTTGCGGTCGGTTTTGCGCTTGCCGTGACGTACCCGGGAGCCGGAAACATCGGCGGCGGCGGATTTATGGTGATGCGTTTTGCCGACGGAACAGTGAAATCGCTCGATTATCGCGAAACGGCGCCGGCCGCGGCAAAACGGGACATGTTCCTCGATAAGAATGGTAATTTTTTGGAGCAGAAGAGCACGCACGGCCATCTTGCCTGCGGCGTTCCGGGGTCCGTTGCCGGACTGATGTATGCGCAACGGCGCTACGGAAGATTGACACGGGCACAGGTGATGAAGCCCGCGATCGACCTGGCTGAAAAGGGATTTCATCTCCACTACCGCCTCGCCGAAGATTTAGAGCGGATGATCCCCGAATTCTCGGCGTACAAGAGCTCGAAAAGAACGTTCACAAAGAATGGCAGGCCGTACGGGGAGGGAGATCTGTTCAAACAGCGAGATCTGGCGGCAACCTTGAAGCGGATCAGGGATAAAGGACGGGACGGATTTTATACCGGCCAGACCGCAAAACTCATTGTCGCAGAGATGAAGCGGGGAGGCGGGCTTATCACCCTGAAGGATCTCGAAGATTATGCTTCGGTCATCAGAGATCCCGTCCGCGGAACGTATCGCGGGTACGAAGTCATCTCCGCCGGTCCGCCGAGCAGCGGAGGCGTGGTGCTCATTCAGATGCTGAACATGCTGGAGGGGTACAACCTTGAACAGTACGGATGGAATTCCTCCAAGGCCGTCCATCGGATGGCGGAAGTCATGCGCCGCGCGTACGCCGACCGCGCCGAATTTCTCGGCGACCCCGACTTCGTCAAAATGCCCCTCGCATGGCTGACGTCAAAAAAATACGCCGCTCAGCGCCGCGCGACGATCGATACCGTAAAAGCGACACCGAGCGACCAGATCTCTCACGGCATTCAGGTGTCGGAGAAAGACCATACGACGCATTATTCTGTCGTCGACAGGTTCGGCAATTGCGTGAGCGTGACGACGACGCTGAACGACGCCTTTGGTTCGAAGGTCGTCGTGACGGGCGCCGGATTTTTGTTGAACGATGAGATGGACGATTTCAGCGCGAAGGAAGGGGTTCCGAACGAGTACGGCCTCGTCGGCAGCAGCGCCAATGCGATCGAGCCCAACAAACGGATGCTGAGCTCCATGACGCCGACGATCATTCTGAAGGACGGGAAACCGTTCATGGTGATCGGTTCCCCCGGCGGGTCGACGATCATGACGACGGTGCTGCAGGCGATCGTCAATGTCATCGACTTCAAGATGACCATCCAGGAAGCGATCGACGCGCCGCGCATCCATCATCAGTGGCTGCCGGACCACATTTCGTACGAGGAACGGGCGCTGTCGCAGGATGCTGTGGAGAATCTCCGGGCGATGGGGCACTCGCTCCATTTGCGTGAGAACACGACGGGCCTGGCCGAAGGGATCTTATTCGACAGAAAGAGGGGGTTGATCTTCGGCGCGACCGACCCCAGAGGCTACGGCGAAGCGGTCGGCTATTGA
- a CDS encoding single-stranded DNA-binding protein, producing MSKSLNKVQLIGNLGKDPELKYTSSGVAVATFSIATSDSWKDQEGNTQERTEWHNIVAWRKLAEICGEWLKKGKRVYIEGRLQTRNYEKDGVKRYITEIVADQMIMLDGGGGQRSTNGGDAETPVSDAAPAKEDDLPF from the coding sequence ATGTCAAAAAGCTTAAATAAAGTACAGCTCATCGGGAATTTGGGGAAAGACCCTGAGCTGAAATACACCAGCTCCGGCGTTGCCGTGGCGACATTCTCGATCGCGACATCCGATTCGTGGAAAGACCAGGAGGGGAATACCCAGGAGCGGACCGAGTGGCACAACATCGTTGCGTGGAGAAAGCTTGCCGAAATTTGCGGCGAATGGCTGAAGAAAGGGAAACGCGTCTATATTGAAGGCAGACTGCAGACGCGCAACTACGAGAAGGACGGCGTGAAGCGATACATCACCGAGATCGTCGCCGACCAGATGATCATGCTGGACGGAGGAGGAGGGCAGCGCTCGACGAACGGCGGCGATGCCGAAACGCCCGTCTCCGATGCCGCGCCGGCAAAAGAGGACGACCTTCCGTTCTGA
- a CDS encoding hemolysin family protein, with product MLSEILVDGAVFLCSLVLSAFFSAAEVALFSLTPSAVEEHASERSGTWKYVVALLRKPRYLLVTILIGNTIVTTSAAVVVALLTADVASALGWNKELVLGIEVIVVTFVVIVMSEVTPKVIAARMPEALSRRVAFPLYVVSVVFSPLTAVLVALVEAIESRLGLRQRHTALKSEEIKTLADVVSDHGGIDQEERSIIHSMINAKEMIVREVMTPRTDMVALDSTAQSFDGLVETFVTKKHSRIPVYAETIDNIKGILYAKDVLPFLYEKQARKTLDILKLSREPLFVPESKKVEDLLKEFQDKKTRIAVVVDEYGGTAGLVTFQNVVRTIVGDTSDEHTVSESKALKLSPHSYRFSANIGIAEASDLLGVKLFNDDSGYDTLGGFLFQLFGRVPKDHESIQYENISFTVQRVAKNRILYILADIQQQVERKETE from the coding sequence ATGCTCTCTGAAATACTTGTCGACGGCGCGGTATTCCTTTGCTCGCTCGTGCTCTCAGCATTTTTTTCCGCGGCCGAGGTCGCTCTTTTTTCTCTGACGCCGTCCGCGGTCGAAGAGCACGCGTCGGAACGATCCGGCACGTGGAAGTATGTCGTCGCTCTTCTCCGGAAACCGCGGTACCTGCTGGTAACGATATTGATCGGCAATACCATCGTCACGACGTCTGCCGCAGTCGTTGTTGCCCTGCTTACCGCCGACGTCGCAAGTGCGCTTGGATGGAATAAGGAACTTGTCCTCGGGATCGAGGTGATCGTCGTAACATTTGTCGTCATCGTCATGAGCGAGGTGACGCCGAAGGTGATCGCCGCGCGGATGCCCGAAGCGCTTTCCCGGCGGGTGGCATTTCCGCTGTACGTCGTCTCGGTTGTTTTTTCCCCGCTCACGGCGGTTCTTGTTGCGTTGGTCGAAGCGATCGAGTCCCGCCTCGGACTCCGTCAGCGCCATACCGCTTTGAAGAGCGAGGAGATCAAAACGCTCGCCGACGTCGTCAGCGACCACGGAGGGATCGACCAGGAAGAGCGGAGCATCATCCACAGCATGATCAATGCCAAAGAGATGATCGTGCGCGAAGTGATGACTCCCAGGACCGACATGGTCGCGCTCGACAGCACCGCCCAGTCCTTTGACGGCCTCGTTGAAACCTTCGTGACGAAGAAGCATTCGCGCATTCCGGTCTATGCCGAGACGATCGACAACATCAAAGGGATCCTCTACGCGAAGGATGTCCTGCCGTTCCTCTACGAAAAGCAGGCCCGGAAAACGCTCGACATCCTCAAACTTTCCCGCGAACCGCTCTTTGTTCCCGAAAGCAAAAAAGTCGAGGACCTCCTGAAAGAGTTCCAGGACAAGAAGACACGCATCGCCGTCGTGGTCGATGAATACGGAGGCACCGCCGGTCTTGTGACATTTCAAAACGTCGTGAGAACGATCGTCGGCGACACTTCGGACGAACACACAGTTTCCGAATCGAAGGCGTTGAAATTGAGCCCCCATTCGTACCGGTTCAGCGCAAATATCGGGATCGCCGAAGCGTCGGACCTGCTCGGCGTCAAACTCTTCAACGACGATTCGGGGTACGATACGCTCGGAGGGTTCTTATTCCAGCTGTTCGGCCGTGTTCCGAAGGATCACGAGTCGATCCAGTATGAAAATATTTCATTCACGGTCCAACGGGTGGCGAAAAACAGGATCCTGTATATTCTCGCCGACATTCAACAGCAGGTCGAAAGGAAAGAAACGGAATGA
- a CDS encoding bifunctional 4-hydroxy-2-oxoglutarate aldolase/2-dehydro-3-deoxy-phosphogluconate aldolase, whose amino-acid sequence MTRNETLSQILSTGVIAVIRMKDARRLAKVIGAIQAGGVKCIEITMTVPGAVEIISDVARNAPSDVIVGAGTVTEKSAALDVIRAGARFVVGPALNLDIIQVCKEKEIVCMPGCFSPTEILAGWNAGADVIKVFPATSLGPKYFRDLAGPFPHIRLMPTGGVTVDNVGEWVAAGVVAVGIGSDLLDKKAIEEENYSALTERAKCLTKNFREAKAKHQ is encoded by the coding sequence ATGACACGAAATGAAACGCTCTCTCAGATTCTCTCGACCGGAGTCATCGCAGTGATCAGAATGAAGGATGCGCGCCGCCTCGCCAAGGTGATCGGTGCGATCCAGGCCGGCGGGGTCAAATGCATCGAGATCACGATGACCGTCCCTGGCGCCGTGGAAATCATCTCCGACGTCGCGCGCAATGCTCCTTCGGATGTCATAGTGGGTGCAGGAACGGTCACCGAAAAAAGCGCAGCGCTCGATGTCATCAGAGCGGGGGCGAGGTTCGTCGTCGGCCCTGCGCTCAACCTGGACATCATCCAGGTATGCAAAGAGAAAGAGATCGTCTGCATGCCCGGATGTTTTTCTCCGACCGAAATTCTGGCCGGTTGGAACGCGGGGGCGGACGTCATTAAAGTCTTTCCGGCAACATCGCTCGGACCGAAATACTTCAGGGATCTTGCCGGCCCTTTCCCGCACATTCGATTGATGCCGACCGGCGGAGTGACGGTTGATAATGTCGGCGAATGGGTCGCGGCGGGAGTTGTCGCCGTCGGCATCGGCAGCGACCTTCTCGATAAGAAAGCGATCGAAGAAGAAAACTACTCGGCGCTCACCGAACGGGCAAAATGCCTGACGAAGAATTTTCGCGAAGCAAAAGCGAAGCATCAGTAA
- a CDS encoding histidine kinase dimerization/phospho-acceptor domain-containing protein, whose product MKKAYVYTKDFVARYPAVLASYFIYGYYFISTLDFYVAFKKKHLGTSETFSHFDTLIWMWVLAWALVRVIELRERLSTKEKENLAHQHTIQLKETQIKTLNEVVTTLKHRINNPLAIILGYTRLAKKKSTDDDISKKLDEIEVAAQRINTTMKEFSLVRVYQTIESPVGSLVDTDPSSSPEKK is encoded by the coding sequence ATGAAAAAAGCGTACGTCTACACCAAAGATTTTGTCGCCCGTTATCCTGCCGTGCTCGCGTCGTACTTCATCTATGGATATTATTTCATTTCGACGCTCGATTTTTACGTGGCCTTCAAGAAGAAGCATCTCGGGACCTCGGAAACGTTCTCCCATTTTGACACTCTCATTTGGATGTGGGTTCTCGCCTGGGCGCTGGTCCGGGTGATCGAGCTGCGCGAGAGACTTTCCACGAAGGAAAAAGAGAATCTTGCCCACCAGCACACCATCCAGCTAAAAGAGACTCAGATCAAAACGCTGAACGAGGTGGTGACCACGCTGAAGCACCGCATCAACAACCCGCTCGCAATCATCCTCGGCTACACGCGGCTCGCAAAGAAAAAATCAACGGACGACGACATTTCAAAGAAACTTGACGAGATCGAGGTCGCAGCCCAGCGCATCAACACCACGATGAAAGAGTTCTCCCTCGTGCGTGTGTATCAGACAATCGAGTCCCCGGTCGGAAGTCTTGTCGATACCGATCCGTCCTCATCCCCCGAAAAAAAGTAA
- the prfA gene encoding peptide chain release factor 1, giving the protein MLEKLEKIKERYLEVTRLLSDPAVISNQERNKELGKEFRELSEIVKVYDEYRKLLTSVEGSREILEQGGDAELKSLAENELAELQPKLAAVEDRLKQLLVPKDPNDSKDTIMEIRGGTGGEEAALFASDLYRMYTRFAERKGWKVETLDWNETEKGGFKEVVLSVEGNDAYGMMKFESGVHRVQRVPETEAQGRVHTSAASVVVLPTVEDVEIEINPADLQIDTYRAGGKGGQNVNKVETAVRITHKPTGVIVACQQERSQFQNRERAMKMLRAKLYEAKLSEQTAGTAAQRKSMIKSGDRSDKIRTYNFPQNRVTDHRIGLTLYNLSEIIDGKLDELIEQLRLADRAEKLKSGTGAGISS; this is encoded by the coding sequence ATGCTGGAAAAATTAGAGAAGATCAAAGAACGTTACCTTGAAGTGACTCGCTTGCTGAGCGACCCTGCCGTTATTTCAAATCAGGAACGGAACAAAGAGCTCGGCAAGGAATTCCGCGAGCTTTCGGAGATCGTGAAAGTGTATGATGAATACCGAAAGCTCCTCACGAGCGTCGAGGGAAGCAGGGAGATTCTCGAGCAGGGGGGGGACGCAGAATTGAAATCCCTCGCCGAAAACGAACTGGCAGAACTCCAGCCGAAACTCGCCGCGGTTGAGGACCGGTTGAAGCAGCTCCTTGTTCCCAAAGACCCGAACGACAGCAAAGACACGATCATGGAGATTCGCGGAGGCACCGGCGGCGAGGAAGCGGCGCTGTTCGCGTCCGATCTCTACCGGATGTACACCCGCTTTGCGGAGCGGAAGGGATGGAAGGTCGAAACCCTCGACTGGAATGAAACGGAAAAAGGGGGGTTCAAGGAAGTCGTTCTGAGCGTTGAGGGGAATGATGCCTACGGGATGATGAAATTTGAGAGCGGCGTCCACCGCGTGCAGCGGGTTCCGGAAACAGAAGCGCAGGGACGCGTCCACACATCCGCGGCGTCGGTCGTCGTCCTCCCGACTGTCGAGGATGTCGAGATCGAGATCAACCCCGCCGACCTGCAGATCGACACCTACCGTGCAGGGGGAAAAGGAGGCCAGAACGTGAACAAGGTCGAGACGGCGGTCCGCATCACCCATAAGCCGACCGGCGTTATTGTTGCCTGCCAGCAGGAACGCTCGCAGTTCCAGAACCGCGAGCGGGCAATGAAAATGCTCCGGGCAAAACTGTACGAAGCGAAATTGAGCGAGCAGACCGCCGGGACGGCCGCGCAGAGGAAGTCGATGATCAAGAGCGGCGACCGGAGCGACAAGATCCGTACCTATAATTTCCCGCAGAACAGGGTCACCGACCACCGCATTGGGTTGACCCTCTATAATCTTTCCGAAATCATCGACGGGAAACTCGATGAGCTCATCGAGCAGCTTCGGCTTGCAGACCGGGCTGAAAAACTCAAAAGCGGAACGGGGGCGGGCATTTCCTCATGA